A genome region from Aliivibrio salmonicida LFI1238 includes the following:
- a CDS encoding LacI family DNA-binding transcriptional regulator, with protein MATINDVAKLAGVSTATVSRVINNSAYVEPVTLERVQTAVRELNYQRDARASALARKTNNTLGLLTGNLADPFFALIAKHVEEVARKNKCQLVVVSGGHDAQREKEGLDFLISQGCEAMVVHAKMLDDATLLRYSAQLPSMVLLNRTIPQISNRSVYIDNRAGAKKSVIHLIEQGHRKIACVTSDLPIEDRTERLNGYRDAMKEANITIEPNWVINQNFSEQGGELAGEQLLSQCPEVSAVVTFNDVMAAGLMANLHENNINVPNDISIVGFDDVLLARYLYPRLTTMHNPIDEMSSYAADLALKIKNTGYIPPSNHRFHATLVERQTVIQYSDKQAVKV; from the coding sequence ATGGCAACCATTAATGATGTAGCAAAGCTAGCTGGTGTATCCACTGCCACCGTATCTCGTGTCATCAACAACTCAGCTTATGTTGAGCCTGTGACTCTTGAACGAGTACAAACCGCTGTCCGAGAACTGAACTATCAACGAGACGCCAGAGCAAGTGCATTAGCAAGAAAAACAAATAATACGCTTGGGTTATTAACGGGTAATCTCGCCGATCCTTTTTTTGCTCTTATCGCTAAACATGTAGAGGAGGTAGCACGTAAAAACAAGTGCCAGCTAGTCGTGGTTAGTGGCGGTCATGATGCTCAAAGAGAAAAAGAAGGATTAGATTTTTTAATCAGCCAAGGATGTGAAGCCATGGTGGTTCACGCCAAAATGTTAGATGACGCCACCCTACTTAGATACAGTGCCCAATTGCCTTCGATGGTATTGCTTAATCGCACCATTCCGCAAATATCAAACCGCTCTGTCTATATTGATAATAGAGCCGGTGCTAAAAAATCCGTCATTCATTTAATTGAACAAGGTCACCGTAAGATCGCCTGTGTCACCAGTGATCTCCCTATTGAAGACAGAACAGAGCGACTTAACGGTTATCGTGATGCGATGAAAGAAGCTAATATCACCATTGAGCCTAACTGGGTAATAAATCAGAACTTTAGTGAACAAGGCGGAGAGCTTGCGGGCGAACAATTATTATCTCAATGCCCAGAAGTATCAGCCGTTGTCACCTTTAATGATGTGATGGCCGCAGGATTAATGGCAAACCTGCATGAAAACAATATCAACGTACCTAACGATATTTCTATTGTCGGGTTTGACGATGTATTACTTGCTCGATACCTCTATCCGCGCTTAACCACCATGCACAATCCAATAGATGAAATGTCGAGCTATGCTGCTGATTTAGCATTAAAAATCAAAAACACAGGATACATCCCCCCATCAAATCATCGCTTTCATGCGACCTTGGTTGAGCGACAAACAGTCATACAATATTCAGATAAA